Proteins found in one Flavobacterium channae genomic segment:
- a CDS encoding PH domain-containing protein, which produces MQEFTNNLIDLSQLPKFDEVSLKKLHPKYINVLLFNFLLLFVAAIGGFSILFFFKRDAFSTPTWIGILIGILVFLGFIIFFSKLSLNKKGYAFREHDAIFKSGVISETTTIIPFNRVQHVALHQGFISRKLGLASIELFTAGGSSSDLEIPGLLLADAQNIKNLVSHKINPPVTEEINETTFVDALPELNEPNENE; this is translated from the coding sequence ATGCAAGAATTCACAAACAATCTTATCGACTTAAGTCAACTTCCAAAATTTGATGAAGTAAGCTTAAAAAAGCTACATCCAAAATATATCAATGTATTGCTTTTCAATTTTTTGTTGCTTTTTGTTGCTGCAATTGGTGGATTTTCTATTTTGTTTTTTTTCAAAAGAGATGCATTTTCAACACCAACTTGGATTGGAATCTTAATTGGAATTTTAGTTTTTTTAGGGTTTATCATCTTTTTTTCTAAGCTAAGTTTGAATAAAAAAGGATATGCTTTTAGAGAACATGATGCTATTTTTAAATCGGGTGTAATTTCTGAAACAACAACAATTATTCCTTTTAATCGCGTACAACATGTAGCATTACATCAAGGTTTTATTTCAAGAAAATTAGGTTTAGCATCTATAGAATTGTTTACTGCAGGAGGAAGTAGCTCTGATTTAGAAATACCGGGATTATTATTGGCTGATGCCCAAAACATTAAAAATTTGGTTTCTCATAAAATTAATCCACCAGTAACTGAAGAAATTAATGAAACTACATTTGTTGATGCACTTCCTGAACTAAATGAGCCAAATGAAAATGAATAA
- a CDS encoding serine hydrolase domain-containing protein: protein MLNKIVIVSLSLLLFNCQNKPDENKESTLKDKEGNVSEFAVNFTPLTTIYKKRMGNEVEAFYDKKFNAKDFSGSFLVAKNGEILYENYSGYAYKEKGDSIKENTPLHIASVSKVITAVTVLKLVDEKKLKLDDLVTVYLPEFPHEKTTVRMLLNHRSGLRNYAYFTDDKGVWDKKKTLTNEDVLTLLATKNIGLESTPGTRFGYCNTNYALLALIIEKVTKKSYPKVLQEMIFDPLDMKNTFVFNDLNKQDEVSQSYKNNYLRLAFEFLDQVYGDKNIYSTPRDLLKFDLALYSDKFLSAEMKAEMYKGYSYERKGTKNYGLGIRMLEFETGQQYLFHNGWWHGNTSSYVTLKKDSVTIIAISNKFTRKTYQTKRLAPKFGDYPFKFDDEEGE from the coding sequence ATGTTGAATAAAATAGTAATTGTAAGTTTAAGCTTACTACTTTTTAATTGCCAAAATAAACCCGACGAAAACAAAGAATCGACTTTAAAAGATAAAGAAGGTAACGTGTCTGAATTTGCCGTTAACTTTACTCCTTTAACTACCATTTATAAAAAAAGAATGGGAAATGAAGTTGAAGCTTTCTATGATAAAAAATTTAATGCTAAAGACTTTAGTGGTTCTTTTCTTGTGGCTAAAAATGGGGAAATCTTATATGAAAATTATAGCGGTTATGCTTACAAGGAAAAAGGAGATTCTATAAAAGAAAACACTCCGTTGCATATAGCTTCTGTGAGTAAAGTAATTACTGCAGTAACTGTTCTAAAATTGGTAGATGAAAAAAAACTAAAATTAGACGATTTAGTTACAGTTTATCTTCCTGAATTCCCACACGAAAAGACAACAGTAAGAATGCTTTTAAATCATCGTAGTGGTTTACGTAATTATGCCTATTTTACAGATGATAAAGGTGTTTGGGATAAAAAGAAAACATTAACAAACGAAGATGTTTTAACGCTTTTAGCGACAAAAAATATTGGTTTAGAATCTACTCCAGGAACACGTTTTGGCTATTGTAATACAAATTATGCTTTATTAGCATTAATTATTGAAAAGGTTACTAAAAAATCGTATCCAAAAGTGCTTCAAGAAATGATTTTTGATCCTTTGGATATGAAAAACACGTTTGTCTTTAATGATTTAAACAAACAAGACGAAGTTAGTCAGTCATACAAAAACAACTATTTGCGTTTGGCATTTGAATTCTTAGACCAAGTATATGGTGATAAGAACATCTACTCTACTCCGCGCGATTTATTAAAATTTGATTTGGCTTTATATTCTGATAAATTCTTAAGTGCTGAAATGAAAGCCGAAATGTATAAAGGTTACAGCTACGAAAGAAAAGGAACAAAAAACTACGGTTTAGGAATTCGTATGTTAGAATTTGAAACAGGGCAACAGTATTTATTTCATAACGGATGGTGGCATGGAAACACATCATCGTATGTTACACTTAAAAAAGATTCTGTTACTATAATTGCAATTTCAAATAAGTTCACCAGAAAAACATATCAAACAAAACGATTAGCACCAAAATTTGGTGATTATCCTTTTAAGTTTGATGATGAAGAAGGCGAATAG
- the prmA gene encoding 50S ribosomal protein L11 methyltransferase gives MSNIYLGYHFTITPLELGSEILIAELGEKAFESFIETETGISAFVQKDLWNEDILEDIQILSNPEFEISYTFEEIEQVNWNEEWEKNFEPIDVDGKCHVRAPFHEKTNAEFDIVIEPKMSFGTGHHETTHMMIQHLLETDLVGKKTLDMGCGTAILAILAEMKGAQPIDAIDIDNWCYLNSIENAERNNCKHISVYEGEASLLVGKKYDVIIANINRNILLNDMQQYVDCLNENGTLFLSGFYTEDIPVISESCTSKGLTYVKQFDRNNWVALKFKN, from the coding sequence ATGTCAAATATATATTTAGGATATCATTTTACAATTACACCTTTAGAATTAGGAAGTGAAATCTTAATAGCAGAGCTTGGTGAAAAAGCTTTTGAAAGTTTTATCGAAACAGAAACGGGTATATCTGCTTTCGTTCAAAAAGATTTATGGAATGAGGATATTTTAGAAGATATTCAAATATTATCAAATCCTGAGTTTGAAATCTCCTATACATTTGAAGAAATAGAACAAGTGAATTGGAACGAAGAATGGGAAAAAAACTTTGAACCAATTGATGTTGATGGAAAATGTCATGTAAGAGCTCCTTTTCATGAAAAAACAAATGCTGAATTTGACATTGTTATTGAGCCAAAAATGAGTTTTGGTACCGGACATCATGAAACTACTCACATGATGATTCAGCATTTATTAGAAACTGATTTGGTTGGCAAGAAAACATTAGATATGGGTTGTGGAACTGCTATTTTAGCCATTTTAGCTGAAATGAAAGGTGCTCAACCAATTGACGCAATTGATATTGACAATTGGTGTTATTTAAATTCAATTGAAAATGCAGAACGAAACAATTGTAAACATATTTCTGTTTATGAAGGAGAAGCTTCTTTATTAGTTGGTAAAAAATACGACGTTATTATTGCTAATATAAACCGAAACATTTTATTAAATGATATGCAACAATATGTAGATTGTTTAAACGAAAATGGAACTTTATTTTTAAGTGGTTTTTATACAGAAGATATTCCGGTTATTTCAGAAAGCTGTACTTCTAAAGGATTAACTTATGTAAAACAATTCGATCGTAATAATTGGGTAGCTTTAAAATTTAAAAACTAG
- a CDS encoding CvfB family protein, translated as MIQIGEYNTLRILRATKVGLFLGNDTEDILLPNKYVPKDFHIGDDITVFVYLDHEERQVATTLKPYIKLNEFAHLKVNYINKFGAFLDWGLEKDLFVPFKEQARPMEEGKRYLVYMHLDEKTNRLVASSRTNKYLSNENIDLEKNEEVDILISHITDAGINCIINQKHKGLAYKNEVYDDVKPGMKTKGYIKNIRPDGKIDILLRKVGVEAIEPSSQIILDELKSNRGFLRLTDNSHPEDIKTVLKMSKKNFKKAVGNLYKQKLIEIKEDGIYLV; from the coding sequence ATGATACAAATAGGCGAATACAATACATTACGAATTTTAAGAGCTACTAAAGTAGGATTATTTTTAGGAAACGATACCGAAGATATTTTATTACCAAATAAATATGTTCCTAAAGATTTTCATATTGGAGATGATATTACTGTTTTCGTTTATCTAGATCACGAAGAACGTCAGGTTGCAACCACGTTAAAACCTTATATTAAGTTGAATGAATTTGCTCATTTAAAAGTAAACTACATCAATAAGTTTGGTGCATTTTTAGATTGGGGTTTAGAGAAAGATTTATTTGTTCCGTTTAAAGAGCAAGCGCGTCCTATGGAAGAAGGAAAACGTTATTTGGTTTACATGCATTTGGATGAAAAAACAAATCGATTAGTTGCTTCTAGTAGAACCAATAAATATTTATCAAACGAAAATATTGACCTTGAAAAAAATGAAGAAGTTGATATTTTAATTTCTCATATTACAGATGCTGGAATTAATTGTATCATCAATCAAAAACACAAGGGTTTAGCTTATAAAAATGAAGTATACGACGATGTAAAACCTGGAATGAAAACCAAAGGTTATATCAAGAACATTCGTCCTGATGGTAAAATTGATATTTTACTTCGTAAAGTAGGAGTAGAGGCAATTGAACCATCTTCACAAATAATTTTAGACGAATTAAAATCAAATAGAGGCTTTTTACGCTTAACCGATAATTCGCATCCAGAAGATATTAAAACGGTTCTAAAAATGAGTAAAAAGAACTTTAAAAAAGCCGTTGGAAATTTATATAAGCAAAAATTAATTGAGATTAAAGAGGACGGAATTTATTTAGTCTAA
- a CDS encoding porin, with protein MKKLVVVLLLITTAFSSAQEVKPVLKDNDLKLAALPYYSYGKGLGITSPDSLFQLNIRFRMQNRVTYIQNDGADAAYSGEIRRLRLRFDGYVGNPHFLYVIQLSFAPGDVGEIEEGENINIIRDAAVFYRPNKHWSFLFGQTKLPGNRQRVNSSGALQLTDRSINNARFTIDRDFGFQAYYLNENKDKFSYNVKTAVTTGEGRNWTKSADDGVALTGKLELMPFGSFKKDGTNFEGDVAREEKPKLLLSGAFSQNNLSKRTQGQLGKDLFESKTTKSVFVDAMVKYNGWAFMSAYMSRSTKDPIAFNPEDITEFNYVPTGSGMDYQLSYVFPTNYEIIGRFSTQKMHEDIQTLTPDSKQYSIGLTKYLWEHAFKLQGEVTMTDLDYFDGSSKQNWYVRLQLEIGI; from the coding sequence ATGAAAAAATTAGTAGTAGTTTTACTTCTTATAACTACAGCATTTTCTAGTGCTCAAGAGGTAAAACCAGTTTTAAAAGACAACGATTTAAAGTTGGCTGCACTTCCATATTATAGTTATGGAAAAGGTTTAGGAATTACTTCTCCAGATAGTTTATTTCAACTAAATATCCGCTTTAGAATGCAAAATAGGGTAACTTATATTCAGAACGATGGTGCTGATGCGGCTTATTCTGGTGAAATTAGACGTTTGCGTTTGCGTTTTGACGGTTATGTGGGAAATCCTCATTTCTTGTACGTAATTCAGTTATCGTTTGCTCCTGGTGATGTTGGTGAAATTGAAGAAGGTGAAAATATCAATATTATTCGTGATGCTGCTGTTTTTTACCGTCCAAATAAACATTGGAGTTTCTTATTTGGTCAAACAAAATTACCTGGAAATCGTCAGCGTGTAAACTCTTCTGGTGCACTTCAATTAACAGACAGAAGTATCAACAATGCTCGTTTTACTATTGATCGTGATTTTGGTTTTCAAGCGTATTATTTAAATGAAAATAAAGATAAGTTTTCATATAATGTAAAAACGGCTGTTACAACTGGAGAAGGAAGAAACTGGACAAAATCTGCAGATGATGGAGTTGCTTTAACAGGGAAGTTAGAATTAATGCCATTTGGTTCATTTAAAAAAGACGGAACTAATTTTGAAGGAGACGTTGCTCGCGAAGAAAAACCTAAGTTATTATTATCTGGAGCATTCAGCCAAAATAATTTATCAAAAAGAACGCAAGGTCAATTAGGAAAAGATTTATTTGAATCTAAAACTACAAAATCGGTTTTTGTTGATGCAATGGTAAAATACAATGGTTGGGCTTTCATGTCGGCTTATATGTCACGTTCAACAAAAGATCCTATTGCTTTCAATCCTGAAGATATCACAGAGTTTAATTATGTGCCAACAGGAAGCGGAATGGATTATCAGTTGAGTTATGTTTTTCCAACGAATTATGAAATTATTGGTCGTTTTTCAACACAAAAAATGCATGAAGATATTCAAACGTTAACTCCAGATTCAAAACAATATTCTATTGGTTTAACAAAGTATTTATGGGAACACGCATTCAAATTGCAAGGTGAAGTTACCATGACTGATTTGGATTATTTTGATGGTTCAAGTAAACAAAATTGGTACGTTCGTTTACAATTAGAAATTGGTATCTAA
- the ygiD gene encoding 4,5-DOPA dioxygenase extradiol → MNRKNFITLLTGGVAMASIQPFYNWTKTLNEEDQKMPVLFIGHGSPMNAIEDNEFSKRWQQMGKEIPTPKAVVVISAHWLTKGTFVTAMPNPKTIHDFGGFPQALFDVQYPAPGDPELAGEIQKLITNPAVELDHDWGLDHGTWSVVKHMYPDADIPVLQLSIDYYKPGAYHYELAKQLLALRKKGVLIIGSGNMVHNLRMVAWDKLSEPEYGFDWALEMNAIFKNKISNGFHKELIQYEKLNKAATLAIPSPDHYYPLLYILALQTDNDKVEFFNDKAVGGSLTMTSVKIG, encoded by the coding sequence ATGAATCGAAAGAATTTCATAACTTTACTAACAGGAGGAGTAGCTATGGCAAGTATACAACCATTTTATAATTGGACTAAAACGTTAAACGAAGAAGATCAAAAAATGCCCGTTTTATTTATAGGACATGGTTCACCTATGAATGCAATTGAAGATAATGAGTTTTCAAAAAGATGGCAGCAAATGGGAAAAGAAATACCAACACCAAAGGCTGTTGTTGTAATCTCAGCTCATTGGTTGACAAAGGGGACTTTTGTAACAGCTATGCCAAATCCTAAAACGATACACGATTTTGGAGGTTTTCCTCAAGCTTTATTTGATGTGCAATATCCAGCGCCAGGAGATCCTGAATTGGCTGGCGAAATTCAAAAATTAATTACAAATCCTGCAGTTGAGTTAGATCACGATTGGGGATTAGACCACGGAACTTGGTCAGTAGTAAAACACATGTATCCTGATGCAGATATTCCGGTTTTACAATTAAGTATCGATTATTACAAACCAGGAGCTTATCATTATGAATTAGCAAAACAATTATTAGCGCTTCGTAAAAAAGGAGTTTTAATAATTGGAAGTGGTAATATGGTACACAATTTACGAATGGTTGCTTGGGATAAACTAAGTGAGCCTGAATACGGTTTTGATTGGGCTTTGGAAATGAATGCTATTTTTAAAAATAAAATTTCAAACGGATTTCATAAAGAGTTAATCCAGTATGAAAAATTAAACAAAGCAGCAACTTTAGCTATTCCATCACCAGACCATTACTATCCATTACTATATATTTTAGCATTACAAACAGATAATGATAAAGTGGAGTTTTTTAACGATAAAGCTGTTGGAGGTTCACTTACAATGACTTCGGTAAAAATAGGATAA
- a CDS encoding PH domain-containing protein — MNNQVDFSIPQRQSLPGILVMFANSLQKTVRALWPMLIILLVNFKTTNKLLLFGGIVGVVVLIAVISYLQYWFFTFHIDDENNEFVIQKGVLNKTRITIQLHKIQQVNINQSLIQRIVGVHKLEIDTAGSDKKEASISAISHSLATILKERLINHSAQNEKAKENKVVEESSYDFIKIGLTSLIKIGFTSNYVKSFALILLFFTTIIENLQQLNTNVIDEDKVTNYLDSLPIITSFVVVVGIIILLILIVNLVRTILKYFDFTIQKSKQSIILSYGLLATKNTLLNPNKVQRITITQNYFQKKLDVTTIGVDQASSDVDKVKEKDKIEVPGCTANERDAILSLLLGQLPVKGVKYLPNWRKLAVNTFFLLILPVLISLFVNNKIHFITWNDWAIYCILFSLFSGTLLWFSFKNYKLFVSQDFITKQNGAWDIDTTIIEPYKIQAIETQQFFWQKVTNIGSVTLSTAGGTVSFTTGNYTQIKQLVNYWLYQVETSDKTWM, encoded by the coding sequence ATGAATAATCAAGTAGATTTTTCAATTCCACAACGTCAATCGCTTCCAGGGATTTTGGTCATGTTTGCCAATTCCTTGCAGAAGACTGTTCGTGCTTTGTGGCCAATGCTGATTATTTTATTGGTTAATTTCAAAACCACAAACAAGTTATTGCTTTTTGGTGGAATTGTTGGTGTTGTAGTTTTAATTGCGGTTATTTCATATTTACAATATTGGTTTTTTACCTTTCATATTGACGATGAAAATAACGAATTTGTTATTCAAAAAGGAGTTTTAAATAAAACCAGAATAACAATACAATTGCACAAAATTCAGCAAGTAAATATCAATCAAAGTTTAATTCAAAGAATTGTTGGTGTTCATAAATTAGAAATCGATACTGCTGGAAGCGATAAAAAAGAAGCTTCAATTAGTGCAATATCACACAGTTTGGCAACTATTTTAAAAGAGCGATTAATCAATCACTCAGCTCAAAATGAAAAAGCAAAAGAAAATAAAGTAGTTGAAGAATCTTCATATGATTTTATTAAAATTGGTTTGACAAGTTTAATCAAGATTGGATTTACTTCAAATTATGTTAAAAGTTTTGCTCTAATTTTACTTTTCTTCACAACGATAATCGAAAATTTACAGCAATTAAATACTAATGTTATCGATGAAGATAAAGTGACTAATTATTTGGATTCTTTACCTATCATAACGTCTTTCGTAGTTGTTGTTGGGATAATTATTTTGCTTATTCTGATTGTAAATTTAGTTCGAACAATTTTAAAGTATTTCGATTTTACCATTCAAAAAAGTAAACAATCTATTATTCTTTCTTATGGATTATTGGCGACAAAGAACACATTGCTTAATCCAAATAAAGTTCAGAGAATTACAATTACACAAAACTATTTTCAAAAAAAGTTAGATGTTACAACTATTGGTGTTGATCAAGCTTCAAGCGATGTAGATAAAGTAAAAGAAAAAGATAAAATAGAAGTTCCTGGTTGTACTGCTAACGAGCGCGATGCTATTTTAAGTTTGTTATTAGGACAATTACCAGTAAAAGGAGTAAAGTATTTACCAAATTGGAGAAAGCTTGCTGTAAACACCTTTTTCTTATTAATTCTTCCAGTTTTAATTTCACTTTTTGTTAATAACAAAATCCATTTTATCACTTGGAATGATTGGGCAATTTACTGTATATTATTTTCGTTATTTTCAGGAACATTACTTTGGTTTTCATTTAAAAATTACAAATTGTTTGTTTCTCAAGATTTCATTACAAAACAAAATGGTGCTTGGGATATTGATACCACAATTATAGAACCTTATAAAATACAAGCCATAGAAACCCAACAGTTTTTTTGGCAAAAAGTAACAAATATTGGTTCGGTAACATTATCAACAGCAGGAGGAACCGTGAGTTTTACAACAGGAAATTATACACAAATAAAACAGTTGGTGAATTATTGGTTGTATCAAGTAGAAACTTCTGATAAAACTTGGATGTAG
- a CDS encoding PH domain-containing protein, with amino-acid sequence MIFKSSVSKLNKYVFLGAILFLLLLTIPACFEDSYEPFLVMFSIHFLIILLLIWTYRTTFYTIKETDLHWKSGPFKGKIDITKINKIEYHKGILVPTIWKPALSHIGLIITYNKYDDIYISPEKQQEFIATLQHLNPNITFKNTPYVE; translated from the coding sequence ATGATTTTTAAATCATCAGTAAGCAAATTAAACAAATACGTTTTTTTAGGTGCTATTCTTTTTTTGTTACTATTAACAATTCCTGCTTGTTTTGAAGATTCTTACGAGCCATTTTTAGTGATGTTTTCAATACATTTTTTAATAATTCTACTTTTAATTTGGACCTATAGAACCACTTTTTATACAATAAAAGAAACCGATTTACATTGGAAATCGGGACCGTTTAAGGGTAAAATTGATATAACTAAAATAAACAAAATTGAATATCACAAAGGAATTTTAGTGCCAACTATTTGGAAGCCAGCGCTGAGTCATATTGGTTTAATTATAACTTATAACAAATATGATGATATTTACATTTCACCTGAAAAACAACAAGAATTTATTGCTACATTGCAACACCTAAATCCCAATATTACGTTTAAGAATACCCCATATGTTGAATAA
- a CDS encoding C1 family peptidase, whose translation MKKLYIGFLLSSGILSLNAQNYEFQKVNDIECLPVISQDITGTCWSFSTSSFLESEIIRLTGKKVDLSEMFQARTTYPLKAENYVLRQGKANFSEGALAHDVLNSTAKYGLVPNSIYDGLENGTTKHNHAEMVAVLEAMLKTYVSNPAGKLSKNWKEAVSAVLDIYLGSIPTKFEYEGKNYTPKSFTEFCKIKPENYVTLTSFTHEAYYKPFILNIPDNFSNGSMYNVSLDEFIANIDNALANGYSLSLDCDVSEPTFSGKYGIAFVPEKDEDTKTGLAEIVTEKNITPEFRQQEFENLATTDDHLMHIVGKVKDQKGNVYYKVKNSWGSDEKKVANGGYVYMSVPYMKLKAISVLVHKDGITKDTKKKIGL comes from the coding sequence ATGAAAAAATTATATATAGGATTTCTTTTAAGTTCGGGAATATTAAGTTTAAATGCTCAAAACTATGAATTTCAGAAAGTTAATGATATTGAATGTTTACCCGTAATTTCTCAAGATATCACTGGTACTTGTTGGAGTTTTTCAACTTCTTCTTTTTTAGAATCTGAAATTATTCGTCTTACTGGAAAAAAAGTAGATTTATCTGAAATGTTTCAGGCAAGAACAACCTATCCTTTAAAAGCTGAAAACTATGTTTTACGTCAAGGAAAAGCAAATTTTAGCGAAGGCGCATTAGCTCATGATGTTTTAAATAGTACCGCAAAATATGGTTTGGTACCAAATAGTATTTATGATGGTTTAGAAAATGGTACTACCAAACATAATCATGCCGAAATGGTTGCGGTTTTAGAAGCAATGCTAAAAACCTACGTGTCAAATCCGGCAGGAAAATTATCAAAAAATTGGAAAGAAGCTGTAAGTGCAGTTTTGGATATTTATTTAGGAAGTATTCCAACAAAATTTGAGTACGAAGGAAAAAATTATACTCCTAAGTCATTTACTGAGTTTTGTAAAATAAAACCAGAAAATTATGTGACTTTAACTTCCTTTACTCATGAAGCTTATTACAAACCATTTATCTTGAATATTCCTGATAATTTTTCAAATGGAAGTATGTACAATGTGTCTTTAGATGAATTTATTGCCAATATTGATAATGCTTTAGCAAATGGTTACTCTCTTTCATTAGATTGTGATGTTTCTGAACCAACTTTCTCAGGAAAATATGGAATTGCTTTTGTTCCTGAAAAAGATGAAGATACCAAAACAGGTTTAGCTGAAATTGTTACTGAGAAAAATATTACACCTGAATTTCGTCAGCAAGAATTTGAAAATTTAGCTACTACAGATGATCATTTAATGCACATTGTTGGTAAAGTAAAAGACCAAAAAGGAAATGTTTATTACAAAGTAAAAAACTCTTGGGGAAGCGACGAAAAGAAAGTTGCTAATGGGGGTTATGTGTATATGAGTGTTCCTTATATGAAGCTAAAAGCAATTTCTGTATTGGTTCATAAAGACGGAATTACAAAAGACACTAAGAAGAAAATAGGATTGTAA
- a CDS encoding 1,4-dihydroxy-2-naphthoyl-CoA synthase: protein MSKIEWKTVREFEDITYKKSNGVARIAFNRPDVRNAFRPKTTKELIEAFYDAQEDTSIGVVLLSAEGPSSKDGIWSFCSGGDQKARGHQGYVGEDGYHRLNILEVQRMIRFMPKAVICVVPGWAVGGGHSLHVVCDLTLASKEHAIFKQTDADVTSFDGGYGSAYLAKMVGQKKAREIFFLGKNYSAQEAFEMGMVNAVIPHAELEDTAYEWAQEILAKSPTSIKMLKFAMNLTDDGMVGQQVFAGEATRLAYMTDEAKEGRDAFLEKRKPNFEKKYLP from the coding sequence ATGAGCAAAATTGAATGGAAAACTGTCAGAGAATTTGAAGATATTACCTATAAAAAAAGTAATGGTGTTGCCAGAATTGCTTTTAATAGACCAGATGTTAGAAATGCATTTCGTCCTAAAACTACAAAAGAATTAATCGAAGCATTTTATGATGCACAAGAAGATACTTCTATTGGAGTGGTTTTACTTTCTGCTGAAGGGCCAAGTTCTAAAGACGGAATTTGGAGTTTTTGTAGTGGTGGTGACCAAAAAGCTCGTGGTCATCAAGGTTATGTAGGAGAAGACGGTTACCACAGATTAAATATTTTAGAAGTACAACGTATGATTCGCTTTATGCCAAAAGCTGTAATCTGTGTTGTTCCAGGTTGGGCTGTTGGTGGCGGACATTCGCTTCATGTAGTTTGTGATTTAACCCTAGCTAGTAAAGAACATGCAATTTTCAAGCAAACTGATGCCGACGTAACTAGTTTTGATGGTGGATACGGTTCTGCTTATTTAGCTAAAATGGTAGGTCAAAAGAAAGCGCGAGAAATTTTCTTTTTAGGAAAAAACTATTCGGCTCAAGAAGCTTTCGAAATGGGAATGGTAAATGCAGTTATTCCTCATGCTGAGTTAGAAGATACAGCTTATGAATGGGCACAAGAAATATTAGCAAAATCACCTACATCAATTAAGATGTTGAAATTTGCAATGAATCTAACTGATGATGGAATGGTTGGTCAACAAGTTTTTGCTGGTGAAGCAACTCGTTTAGCGTACATGACAGACGAAGCTAAAGAAGGTAGAGATGCATTTTTAGAAAAACGTAAACCAAATTTCGAAAAGAAATATTTACCTTAA
- a CDS encoding YheT family hydrolase translates to MPVIAQSKYNELVSGFYKNPHIATIYAGKFKHFSVPDYQREKVELSDGDFLAVDYKITNPNKAIIICHGLEGNSQRTYINSCSDYFLKNNYSVFAWNNRTCSGEMNRLPQLYHHASIEDLDAVVQFALSKGITELYLIGFSMGGAQILNYLGREPKLNDAIKAAVSVSVPIEIQVSADALHKGFNQVYMKNFLIGLNKKLKLKAKQFPELIDLNRLKKVKNFKDLDDNFTAPLHGFKDRFDYYYKVSPARCLEAISKPVLILNALNDTFLGEGCFPVDAASKSSNIFLETPTFGGHCAFIVKDTNYSFAEMRAFDFFESFK, encoded by the coding sequence ATGCCAGTAATAGCGCAGTCAAAATACAATGAACTTGTTTCGGGTTTTTACAAGAATCCTCACATTGCTACGATATATGCTGGAAAGTTCAAGCATTTTTCGGTTCCAGATTATCAAAGAGAAAAAGTAGAACTTTCAGATGGCGATTTTTTGGCTGTTGATTATAAAATTACCAATCCTAATAAAGCCATCATTATATGTCATGGTTTAGAAGGAAATTCACAAAGAACTTATATTAATAGTTGTTCGGATTATTTTCTAAAAAACAATTATTCAGTTTTTGCTTGGAATAACAGAACGTGTAGTGGTGAAATGAATCGTTTGCCTCAATTGTATCATCATGCCTCAATTGAAGATTTAGATGCAGTTGTGCAATTTGCATTGAGTAAAGGAATTACCGAGTTGTATTTGATTGGTTTTTCTATGGGTGGCGCTCAAATTTTAAACTATTTAGGAAGAGAACCAAAGTTAAATGATGCCATAAAAGCTGCAGTTTCAGTTTCCGTTCCAATTGAAATTCAAGTAAGTGCTGATGCTTTGCATAAAGGATTTAATCAGGTTTACATGAAAAATTTTCTTATCGGATTAAATAAAAAACTAAAATTAAAAGCCAAACAGTTTCCAGAACTTATCGATTTGAATCGACTAAAGAAAGTGAAAAATTTTAAAGATTTAGACGATAATTTCACAGCACCATTACACGGTTTTAAAGATCGTTTTGATTATTATTACAAAGTTTCTCCAGCAAGATGTTTGGAAGCTATATCGAAGCCAGTTTTAATTTTAAATGCCTTAAATGATACTTTTTTAGGTGAAGGATGTTTTCCAGTTGATGCCGCTAGTAAAAGTTCGAATATCTTTTTAGAAACGCCTACTTTTGGTGGACATTGCGCTTTTATAGTTAAGGATACCAATTATTCTTTTGCTGAAATGAGAGCTTTTGATTTTTTTGAATCATTTAAATAG